In one Heterodontus francisci isolate sHetFra1 chromosome 16, sHetFra1.hap1, whole genome shotgun sequence genomic region, the following are encoded:
- the commd7 gene encoding COMM domain-containing protein 7 isoform X2, whose protein sequence is MHKLHFSGEPVPDSVSSDIQTLNKLSNQQFSALTEIIFRFITEPTESERLLSQVGEFASQNGMSPGPLKNIVKSVLLVPNGALKRSLTANHVKTDFITLGLTEEKAECFADQWKLHSAVLSRLAVGQTVTVNQLVDMEWKFGVIAGSSELQKVGSIFLQLKLVIKKGNKSENIYMELTLPQFYNFLHEMEQAKTSLECFS, encoded by the exons ATGCACAAATTGCACTTCAGCGGGGAGCCTGTGCCGGACAGTGTGTCCAGCGACATCCAGACACTTAATAAACTCTCCAACCAG CAATTCTCAGCATTGACAGAAATAATCTTTCGGTTTATTACAGAACCCACAGAG TCAGAACGATTATTAAGCCAAGTCGGTGAGTTTGCCTCACAGAATGGAATGAGCCCAGGCCCATTGAAAAACATTGTGAAAAGTGTCCTGTTGGTTCCTAATG GTGCTTTGAAAAGGAGTTTGACAGCTAACCATGTCAAGACTGATTTCATTACTCTGG GACTAACTGAGGAGAAGGCCGAATGCTTTGCGGATCAG TGGAAATTGCATTCTGCAGTGCTGTCAAGGCTGGCAGTAGGACAAACAGTGACCGTCAATCAGTTAGTAGATATGGAGTGGAAATTTGGAG TAATTGCAGGGAGCAGTGAGCTACAAAAGGTTGGCAGCATATTTTTACAG TTAAAATTAGTTATAAAGAAGGGGAACAAAAGTGAAAATATTTACATGG agTTGACGTTGCCACAGTTCTATAACTTCTTGCATGAAATGGAACAAGCCAAGACTAGCCTTGAATGTTTCAGTTAA
- the commd7 gene encoding COMM domain-containing protein 7 isoform X1, translating into MHKLHFSGEPVPDSVSSDIQTLNKLSNQQFSALTEIIFRFITEPTESERLLSQVGEFASQNGMSPGPLKNIVKSVLLVPNGALKRSLTANHVKTDFITLGLTEEKAECFADQVSCFWKLHSAVLSRLAVGQTVTVNQLVDMEWKFGVIAGSSELQKVGSIFLQLKLVIKKGNKSENIYMELTLPQFYNFLHEMEQAKTSLECFS; encoded by the exons ATGCACAAATTGCACTTCAGCGGGGAGCCTGTGCCGGACAGTGTGTCCAGCGACATCCAGACACTTAATAAACTCTCCAACCAG CAATTCTCAGCATTGACAGAAATAATCTTTCGGTTTATTACAGAACCCACAGAG TCAGAACGATTATTAAGCCAAGTCGGTGAGTTTGCCTCACAGAATGGAATGAGCCCAGGCCCATTGAAAAACATTGTGAAAAGTGTCCTGTTGGTTCCTAATG GTGCTTTGAAAAGGAGTTTGACAGCTAACCATGTCAAGACTGATTTCATTACTCTGG GACTAACTGAGGAGAAGGCCGAATGCTTTGCGGATCAGGTAAGTTGCTTT TGGAAATTGCATTCTGCAGTGCTGTCAAGGCTGGCAGTAGGACAAACAGTGACCGTCAATCAGTTAGTAGATATGGAGTGGAAATTTGGAG TAATTGCAGGGAGCAGTGAGCTACAAAAGGTTGGCAGCATATTTTTACAG TTAAAATTAGTTATAAAGAAGGGGAACAAAAGTGAAAATATTTACATGG agTTGACGTTGCCACAGTTCTATAACTTCTTGCATGAAATGGAACAAGCCAAGACTAGCCTTGAATGTTTCAGTTAA